In Pseudomonadales bacterium, the genomic stretch GCAGTTGCTGCGGCGGCGATCGAAGCCGGCATGCAGGTCTGGTTGTTCGGTTCGACCGGTGATCGCAGTGTGACTGCGGGCATCCGTGCCGCGCTCGCTGCACCGGCGCAGGCCCACTGCGCAGACCTTGCCGGCCACACCACGCTGGCCGACGCGATCGATCTGCTCGCCTGTGCCAGTGCGGTACTCAGCAACGATTCGGGCCTGATGCACGTGGCTGCGGCGCTGGGCCGACCGCTGGCGGTCGTCTACGGCGGCAGCTCGCCGCGTTTCACGCCGCCGCTCGTCGATGATCCGGTGCTGTTCACCTCGTCGCTGGACTGCGTTCCGTGTTTCGAGCGCACATGCCGCTACGGGCATTACCGCTGCCTGCGGGATCAGCTTCCGGGGCCCGTGGCGGCGGTCGTGCTGCGGCTCGCCGGACGCTGAACGGTGCGCGACGCTGGTATCGGAGAACCCCGGTGAGGCTGCTGCTCGTCAAGATGTCCTCGCTCGGTGACGTGATCCACACGCTGCCGGCGCTTGGGGATGCGCTCGGCGCGCAGCCCGGCCTGCAGGTCGACTGGGTGGTCGAGGAAGCGTTCGCCGAAGTTCCCGGATGGCATCCTGCCGTGCGCCGCGTGATTCCGGTCGCACTGCGCCGCTGGCGGCGTGCGCCCTTCGCTGCGTGGCGCAGCGGTGAATGGGCGCGCTTTCGCCAGGCTCTGGCGGAACGACCCTATGAACTCGTGATCGACGCGCAGGGCCTGCTGAAAAGTGCGTTCGTCGCAAGGCTGACCGGCGCACCGTGTGCCGGTTACGACCGCAGGAGCGTGCGCGAGCCGCTGGCGGCGTGCGCGTACCACCGGCGCTTCCCGGTGACCCGCGAGTGCCACGCGATCGAGCGCACGCGGCAGTTGTTCGCCCGGGCGCTCGATTACACGGTGCCGCCCGGCGAGCCCGGCTACGGCATCGATCGGGCGCGCCTGCCGGCAGCCTCTGCCGAAGGCGGCGTGCTGTTCCTGCACGGTACCTCGCGTGCAGACAAGTGCTGGCCGGAGGTGTCGTGGATCGCACTCGGCGAGCAGGTTGCGCGCGCCGGTCACACCGTGCTGTTGCCCTGGGGCAACGAAGACGAGCGCGCTCGCGCGCAACGTATCGCGCACGTGCTGCCGGCGGCACGCGTGCTGCCGCGCATGACGCTCGCCGAGATTGCCGCGCTGCTTTGTGCGGTGCGCGCCGGCGTTGCGGTCGATACCGGACTGGGGCATCTGGCTGCGGCGCTCGGTACACCCTGTGTGTCGTTGTACGGTCCGACCCGGATCGATCTGATCGGAACCCGTGGTGCAAACCAGCGTCAGTTGCGCGGCACATCCGACACGCTCGCCGAGCTCGGTGCAGGCGCTGTCTGGGAAGTTCTGCACCGCATGCTGCAAACGGATTCGCGCGCGTGTTGACTCCAGCCGAGGTATTCCAGCGTGAACGTGCGCTCAGTGCACCCTTCGATCTGCGCCTTGCCGGCGGCGAGACGGTGCGCGTCGATGCGCTGCTGCGCCTGCTGCCCGGGCGGCGGCTGACCGCGCGGGTGACCCGCGGCGGTACCACGCAACTGATGAAGCTGTTTGCGAGCCGCCGCGAGCGCGCGCGCGAGCTGCGCGGGCTGGCCGCACTCGCGGCGGCAGCGATCCCTGCACCGCGGCTGCTGCATGCACTTCCCGGTGCCGTTTTCATTTCGTACATCGATGGCGCGCGTACGCTCGCACGGTGCAT encodes the following:
- the waaC gene encoding lipopolysaccharide heptosyltransferase I, whose amino-acid sequence is MRLLLVKMSSLGDVIHTLPALGDALGAQPGLQVDWVVEEAFAEVPGWHPAVRRVIPVALRRWRRAPFAAWRSGEWARFRQALAERPYELVIDAQGLLKSAFVARLTGAPCAGYDRRSVREPLAACAYHRRFPVTRECHAIERTRQLFARALDYTVPPGEPGYGIDRARLPAASAEGGVLFLHGTSRADKCWPEVSWIALGEQVARAGHTVLLPWGNEDERARAQRIAHVLPAARVLPRMTLAEIAALLCAVRAGVAVDTGLGHLAAALGTPCVSLYGPTRIDLIGTRGANQRQLRGTSDTLAELGAGAVWEVLHRMLQTDSRAC